Proteins encoded in a region of the Papio anubis isolate 15944 chromosome 14, Panubis1.0, whole genome shotgun sequence genome:
- the RRM2 gene encoding ribonucleoside-diphosphate reductase subunit M2 isoform X2 — MLSVRIPLAPITNPQQLQLSPLKGLSLVDKENTPPALSGARILASKTARRIFQEPAEPKTKAAAPGVEDEPLLRENPRRFVIFPIEYHDIWQMYKKAEASFWTAEEVDLSKDIQHWESLKPEERYFISHVLAFFAASDGIVNENLVERFSQEVQITEARCFYGFQIAMENIHSEMYSLLIDTYIKDPKEREFLFNAIETMPCVKKKADWALRWIGDKEATYGERVVAFAAVEGIFFSGSFASIFWLKKRGLMPGLTFSNELISRDEGLHCDFACLMFKHLVHKPSEERVREIIINAVRIEQEFLTEALPVKLIGMNCTLMKQYIEFVADRLMLELGFSKVLGDREVQSR; from the exons ATGCTCTCCGTCCGCATCCCGCTCGCGCCCATCACGAACCCGCAGCAGCTGCAGCTCTCGCCGCTGAAGGGGCTAAGCCTGGTCGACAAGGAGAACACG CCGCCAGCCCTGAGCGGGGCCCGCATCCTGGCCAGCAAGACCGCGAGGAGGATCTTCCAGGAGCCCGCGGAGCCG AAAACTAAAGCGGCTGCCCCCGGCGTGGAGGATGAACCGCTGCTGAGAGAAAACCCCCGCCGCTTTGTCATCTTCCCCATCGAGTACCACGATATCTGGCAGATGTATAAGAAGGCAGAGGCTTCCTTCTGGACCGCCGAGGAG GTGGACCTGTCCAAGGACATTCAGCACTGGGAATCCCTGAAGCCCGAGGAGAGATATTTTATATCCCATGTTCTGGCTTTCTTTGCAGCAAGCGATGGCATAGTGAATGAAAACTTG GTGGAGCGATTTAGCCAAGAAGTTCAGATTACAGAAGCCCGCTGTTTCTATGGCTTCCAAATTGCCATGGAAAACATACATTCTGAAATGTATAGTCTTCTTATTGACACTTACATAAAAGATCCCAAAGAAAG GGAATTTCTCTTCAATGCCATTGAAACGATGCCTTGTGTCAAGAAGAAGGCAGATTGGGCCTTGCGCTGGATTGGGGACAAAGAGGCTACCTATG GTGAACGTGTCGTAGCCTTTGCTGCAGTGGAAGGCATCTTCTTTTCCGGTTCTTTTGCATCGATATTCTGGCTCAAGAAACGAGGACTGATGCCTGGCCTCACATTTTCCAATGAACTTATCAGCAGAGATGAG GGTTTACACTGTGATTTTGCTTGCCTGATGTTCAAACACCTGGTACACAAACCATCAGAGGAGAGAGTAAGAGAAATAATTATCAATGCTGTTCGGATAGAACAG GAGTTCCTCACTGAGGCCTTGCCTGTGAAGCTAATTGGGATGAATTGCACTCTAATGAAGCAATACATTGAGTTTGTGGCAGACAGACTTATGCTGGAACTGGGTTTTAGCAAG
- the RRM2 gene encoding ribonucleoside-diphosphate reductase subunit M2 isoform X1 produces MLSVRIPLAPITNPQQLQLSPLKGLSLVDKENTPPALSGARILASKTARRIFQEPAEPKTKAAAPGVEDEPLLRENPRRFVIFPIEYHDIWQMYKKAEASFWTAEEVDLSKDIQHWESLKPEERYFISHVLAFFAASDGIVNENLVERFSQEVQITEARCFYGFQIAMENIHSEMYSLLIDTYIKDPKEREFLFNAIETMPCVKKKADWALRWIGDKEATYGERVVAFAAVEGIFFSGSFASIFWLKKRGLMPGLTFSNELISRDEGLHCDFACLMFKHLVHKPSEERVREIIINAVRIEQEFLTEALPVKLIGMNCTLMKQYIEFVADRLMLELGFSKVFRVENPFDFMENISLEGKTNFFEKRVGEYQRMGVMSSPTENSFTLDADF; encoded by the exons ATGCTCTCCGTCCGCATCCCGCTCGCGCCCATCACGAACCCGCAGCAGCTGCAGCTCTCGCCGCTGAAGGGGCTAAGCCTGGTCGACAAGGAGAACACG CCGCCAGCCCTGAGCGGGGCCCGCATCCTGGCCAGCAAGACCGCGAGGAGGATCTTCCAGGAGCCCGCGGAGCCG AAAACTAAAGCGGCTGCCCCCGGCGTGGAGGATGAACCGCTGCTGAGAGAAAACCCCCGCCGCTTTGTCATCTTCCCCATCGAGTACCACGATATCTGGCAGATGTATAAGAAGGCAGAGGCTTCCTTCTGGACCGCCGAGGAG GTGGACCTGTCCAAGGACATTCAGCACTGGGAATCCCTGAAGCCCGAGGAGAGATATTTTATATCCCATGTTCTGGCTTTCTTTGCAGCAAGCGATGGCATAGTGAATGAAAACTTG GTGGAGCGATTTAGCCAAGAAGTTCAGATTACAGAAGCCCGCTGTTTCTATGGCTTCCAAATTGCCATGGAAAACATACATTCTGAAATGTATAGTCTTCTTATTGACACTTACATAAAAGATCCCAAAGAAAG GGAATTTCTCTTCAATGCCATTGAAACGATGCCTTGTGTCAAGAAGAAGGCAGATTGGGCCTTGCGCTGGATTGGGGACAAAGAGGCTACCTATG GTGAACGTGTCGTAGCCTTTGCTGCAGTGGAAGGCATCTTCTTTTCCGGTTCTTTTGCATCGATATTCTGGCTCAAGAAACGAGGACTGATGCCTGGCCTCACATTTTCCAATGAACTTATCAGCAGAGATGAG GGTTTACACTGTGATTTTGCTTGCCTGATGTTCAAACACCTGGTACACAAACCATCAGAGGAGAGAGTAAGAGAAATAATTATCAATGCTGTTCGGATAGAACAG GAGTTCCTCACTGAGGCCTTGCCTGTGAAGCTAATTGGGATGAATTGCACTCTAATGAAGCAATACATTGAGTTTGTGGCAGACAGACTTATGCTGGAACTGGGTTTTAGCAAG GTTTTCAGAGTAGAGAACCCATTTGACTTTATGGAGAATATTTCACTGGAAGGAAAGACTAACTTCTTTGAGAAGAGAGTAGGCGAGTATCAGAGGATGGGAGTGATGTCAAGTCCAACAGAGAATTCTTTTACCTTGGATGCTGACTTCTAA